In the Desulfobacterales bacterium genome, TTGTAGGGGCGACCGGCTGGTCGCCCAATTCCATTATGCAACAATTTCCAAAAGGGCGACCAGCCGGTCGCCCCTACAGTGAAATGGGCTTTAAATAAAGCACCTACGAAGAACTTAACAGCCCTGCTTTAAAAAAGGGGGGACTTTAAGCTTTTGTGTAAAAGGTGGGACGCCCACTTTAATTTGTTCAACTTGGCAATTTAACAATCGTTAACCAAAAATCTTCAATAGATTTAACTACTTTTAAAAATTGATCTAAATCAATTGGTTTAGTTATATAGCAATTAGCATATAAACTATAGGATTTAACAATATCTTCTTCAGCTTGCGAAGCGGTTAAAATAACTACAGGAATTCTTTTTAAATCCTTATCTTGCTTAATTTCCTGTAATACTTCCTGCCCATTTTTTTTAGGAAGATTTAAATCGAGTAAAATAACATCAGGGGTTGGTTTATTTTGATATTCATTTTCTTTTCTTAAAAACATCATAGCCGCATTTCCATCTTTAACCCAATGGAGATTATTTTTTACTTTTGCATCTTTTAAAGCTTCCATTGCAAGCCTTGCATCTCCTGGATTATCTTCCACAAGTAATAATTCTATTGGTAGGTTATATGTGTGTTTCATCGATTTTTACCTCCTTGAAGTTATTTTTTTTTACTAATTTTGATGATTCCGAACCAATAACTGACATACTATTCAGCTATCTAAGGCCAAAAATAATAGAGATACAAATTTTATAAATTAAAAACAGTAATAGTATGTCATTATTATTTTGTCTTTTTTAATGTAAAATAAAAAGTTGATCCTTCCCCTGGCTCAGATTCCAACCATATATTACCTCCTGACAATTGAACAATTTTTTTACAAATAGATAATCCAATACCAGTTCCTGGATATTCGTCCCGAGTATGGAGTCTTTGAAACACAATAAATATCCGATCAAAATGTTCAGGGGCAATTCCAATTCCATTATCTTGTATTGAAAATACCCATTCATCATTAAATTTTTCATTTGTTTTAGCTGTAATATAAATTTTTATAGGCTCATTTCGTCTAAATTTAATGGCATTCGCTATCAAGTTTTGAAATAGTTGAACAAGTTGATTTTCATTTGCCATAACCATCGGTAATTGGTCAAACGTCACTACAGCATTAGATTCTTTAATAGCGACTTCTAAAAATAAAAGTGCTTGGTTTAATGCTGTTTGACTATCAACCGGCATAAACGTTTTTTTTCTGGTGCCTACTCGAGAATAAGCGAGCAAATCGTTTAATAGCTGTTTAAGGCGAATTGCGCCATCAACCGCAAAACCAATAAACTCATTTGCATCTTGATCCAATTTATCTTGATATCTTTTTTTAAGGAGCTGAACATAACTTGATATCATTCTAAGGGGTTCTTGTAAATCGTGGGATGCTATATAGGCAAATTGTTCTAATTCTTTATTAGAATGTTCTAAGGCCGCCATTGTTGCTTTTAGCTTTACATCCGCTAATTTTCGATCGGTAATATCAAAAGCAACCACAGCCACCATTGAAACTATATTGTCATTATCCCAAATAGGATAAATATTACTTCTATAAAAACTGCCATCCCGTTCATCTTCGAACTCAACATTTGTGTTAGTTTCAAATACTCTATCGATATAACATTTACGCGATGCAGCAATATCACTCGGTAGAATATTATAAACACACATGCCAATCATTTCATTTACGTTTGTATTAAAACGTTTTGCTGTAGTTTCATTACATATTATTACTTGTCCGTCTTTATCTAACAATAATACGCTTTCAGATATAGCATTTATCATTGCTTTTAATTTCAGTTCACTTGCTTTTAGAGCATCTCTGGATTTATTTAATTCCGTCATATCAATGGCTATTCCGAATAAAATAGGACGATCATCTAAAATAAATCGAACACCAGTAAAATAATATGGAATTTCTTTTTTTGTTTTAGTTAAAAAATTAGCAAATACAGAATCAGTTCCATTTTGAAATACATTCTGAATTTTTTCTGCAACAGATTGTTTGTCCTCTTGCGCAATGACATCGATTGCCGTTATTTCTTCTATCTCTCTTTTTGTATATTCAGATACTCTTTCAAAATTGCTATTCCACTTGATAAAATGACCTTTCTCATCAAATACATAAAACAAATTAGGTAAATGTTCTATGATTGAGTTTAAAAAGTTATTAGTTTGCATTACTTCTGCAGTTCTCTGGTTAACAAGCTCAACTAAATGTTCTTGATGTATTTTCAATTCTTTTTCTAAATATTTCCTCTCCGTTATGTCTGATGCAATTCCACACATTCGAATTGCTTTTCCATCGATGTCATACATTATGTATTTTCGATCATTAATCCATTTTATATCTCCATTTTGCAAAATAATTCTATAGTCTAAACTAAGCCTACCTGTTTTAAAAAAATTAGCTGAACTTTCTTCAACATAAAGCCTATCATCAGGATGAACAACGCTAATCCACATATTTGGATCGTTCTCAAATTTTTTATTAGAAACTCCATAAATTTGTTCTAATCCAGGACTAAGATAATTATATTTACCATCTGCCGATGCATACCAAATTCCATCTTCTATCATTGATAAAATTTCACGAAACCGTTCTTCATTTTTTTCAATTTTTTTCTGATATTCCTTTTGAGAGTCAATATTACTGTCCAGTTGGGAAGTTAATTCATCAAATATTCTTGAGATATCGTCGAATTCATTTTTTAAAGAATGAAAAATTTTATGTTTTAAATCTCCGTTACGGGCTATTTTTATACCTTGATGCAAATCTTTAAGTGGAGACAGAATTTTTATTCTTGTCCATAAAATTAACAAAACAAAAACACTACCGGAGGATATCAACAATAATGCAATAAACCAATGATAAATCCTATACATATAAGATAAATCTTCTTCCCATTTATCGTGAATTTGTTTGGCAAGAGAATACATATTCTGGATAATATTTAAAGCTTGGGAGATACTTCTTTTTTTTATCATATTTTTTTGTTCCGATGAGTATGCTTCCAATTGCTCATTGATATCTAATGAAGACTCAAGAGAGATTATTTGCTTAAAAAGAGATTTAAGTCGATGTCGCTCATTTTCTATTTCTTTTATATTAGGTATGTTATATTCTAAATTTGAAAAATCAGATAATAATTGTTCTAATTCATAATATCGAACATACCACTG is a window encoding:
- a CDS encoding response regulator, which codes for MKHTYNLPIELLLVEDNPGDARLAMEALKDAKVKNNLHWVKDGNAAMMFLRKENEYQNKPTPDVILLDLNLPKKNGQEVLQEIKQDKDLKRIPVVILTASQAEEDIVKSYSLYANCYITKPIDLDQFLKVVKSIEDFWLTIVKLPS
- a CDS encoding PAS domain S-box protein translates to MTIKKQSRILSILFLLMIILIVLFFLYSRKELKRANEIHESIVIINNNITDLKFLLDEYFLFPSKRPIRQWYVRYYELEQLLSDFSNLEYNIPNIKEIENERHRLKSLFKQIISLESSLDINEQLEAYSSEQKNMIKKRSISQALNIIQNMYSLAKQIHDKWEEDLSYMYRIYHWFIALLLISSGSVFVLLILWTRIKILSPLKDLHQGIKIARNGDLKHKIFHSLKNEFDDISRIFDELTSQLDSNIDSQKEYQKKIEKNEERFREILSMIEDGIWYASADGKYNYLSPGLEQIYGVSNKKFENDPNMWISVVHPDDRLYVEESSANFFKTGRLSLDYRIILQNGDIKWINDRKYIMYDIDGKAIRMCGIASDITERKYLEKELKIHQEHLVELVNQRTAEVMQTNNFLNSIIEHLPNLFYVFDEKGHFIKWNSNFERVSEYTKREIEEITAIDVIAQEDKQSVAEKIQNVFQNGTDSVFANFLTKTKKEIPYYFTGVRFILDDRPILFGIAIDMTELNKSRDALKASELKLKAMINAISESVLLLDKDGQVIICNETTAKRFNTNVNEMIGMCVYNILPSDIAASRKCYIDRVFETNTNVEFEDERDGSFYRSNIYPIWDNDNIVSMVAVVAFDITDRKLADVKLKATMAALEHSNKELEQFAYIASHDLQEPLRMISSYVQLLKKRYQDKLDQDANEFIGFAVDGAIRLKQLLNDLLAYSRVGTRKKTFMPVDSQTALNQALLFLEVAIKESNAVVTFDQLPMVMANENQLVQLFQNLIANAIKFRRNEPIKIYITAKTNEKFNDEWVFSIQDNGIGIAPEHFDRIFIVFQRLHTRDEYPGTGIGLSICKKIVQLSGGNIWLESEPGEGSTFYFTLKKTK